One Hydrogenimonas thermophila DNA segment encodes these proteins:
- a CDS encoding YajQ family cyclic di-GMP-binding protein: MAKEHSFDISAKADMQEIKNAIAQAQKEADNRYDFKGLAKEINLNEKAKTVTLISSSDNKLDALIDILIGKIIKRGLSPKTLKETSREDASGGTRRAVFAIIDAIGKDDAKQIVKEIKGLKLKVQAAIQGDEIRVSGKSLDDLQTVIAHLKSLDFDFPINFGNYR, from the coding sequence ATGGCAAAAGAGCATAGTTTTGATATCTCAGCAAAAGCAGATATGCAGGAGATAAAGAACGCTATAGCGCAAGCTCAAAAAGAGGCAGATAACCGCTACGATTTTAAAGGACTTGCAAAAGAGATTAATTTGAATGAAAAAGCAAAAACAGTTACTCTTATTTCATCAAGTGACAATAAACTTGATGCATTGATAGATATTTTAATAGGGAAAATTATAAAACGAGGTCTTTCACCAAAAACTCTTAAAGAGACTAGTCGTGAAGATGCAAGTGGTGGGACTAGAAGAGCAGTTTTTGCAATTATTGATGCAATTGGCAAAGATGATGCAAAACAGATTGTAAAAGAGATTAAAGGTCTTAAACTTAAAGTACAGGCAGCCATTCAAGGTGATGAGATTCGTGTTAGTGGAAAATCTTTGGATGATTTGCAAACAGTCATTGCTCATCTAAAGTCACTTGACTTTGATTTCCCAATCAACTTTGGAAACTACAGATAA
- a CDS encoding NAD(P)/FAD-dependent oxidoreductase yields the protein MHHVVIVGGSYAGLCALNELSKHPAIRITVIDRHPYHFLQTEGYDLIAGKVPFDNTIIGLRSLCAGFGDNVTFLHTAAERLEPESNCLICEDGNVIEYDYIIIAAGAVTRFFESVTGLKTCSHGVKSFRAAFKLKQFFEAELYKRLESAKESKEKYSILVGGAGLSGVEIAAEMQAFFNRYYRSNSLSCGKIKIHLVGNSILPGMKSNVVNKAKKRLKELGVIIHTGSHISKVENQCAYLEDGKTIDFDFMIFTGGIMAAPFVQSLPFEKNKIGQIVVNGYLRPKGAENVFVVGDAADLKDRNGKRIPPTAQSAEQSGTVAGHNIVALLKGKKMQKADIKLRGLAIALGGRYAIIDAGLFCIDGIVAYIGKKFIEKSYKWPLRLRARNGFYKISHCTKEK from the coding sequence ATGCATCATGTTGTAATAGTTGGAGGCAGTTATGCTGGTCTTTGTGCTTTAAATGAACTTTCTAAACACCCTGCAATACGCATAACTGTAATTGACAGACATCCGTACCACTTTTTACAAACTGAAGGATACGACCTTATTGCTGGTAAAGTACCATTTGACAATACAATTATTGGACTTCGATCACTATGTGCTGGATTTGGCGATAATGTGACATTTTTACATACTGCAGCTGAAAGACTTGAACCAGAAAGTAACTGCCTTATATGTGAAGATGGAAATGTAATAGAGTATGACTATATCATCATTGCAGCAGGTGCAGTAACTCGCTTTTTTGAGAGTGTTACAGGATTGAAAACCTGTTCTCATGGAGTTAAAAGCTTTCGAGCTGCATTTAAGCTGAAACAGTTTTTTGAAGCAGAACTCTACAAAAGATTGGAAAGCGCAAAAGAGTCTAAAGAGAAATACAGCATTTTAGTAGGAGGTGCAGGACTTTCCGGTGTTGAAATTGCAGCTGAAATGCAAGCTTTTTTCAACCGTTACTACCGCTCTAACTCACTATCTTGCGGCAAAATTAAAATTCATCTCGTAGGTAACTCTATTTTACCTGGTATGAAATCGAATGTTGTTAACAAAGCTAAAAAACGTCTAAAAGAGCTTGGTGTCATCATTCATACAGGCTCTCATATATCTAAAGTTGAAAATCAGTGTGCATATTTAGAAGATGGCAAAACCATAGATTTTGATTTTATGATATTTACAGGTGGTATTATGGCTGCACCATTTGTTCAATCTTTACCATTTGAGAAGAATAAAATAGGACAGATAGTAGTAAATGGTTACCTTCGTCCAAAAGGTGCAGAGAATGTTTTTGTAGTAGGAGATGCAGCTGATTTAAAAGACAGAAATGGTAAACGTATTCCTCCTACTGCCCAAAGTGCTGAACAGAGTGGAACAGTTGCAGGACATAATATAGTTGCTTTGCTAAAAGGTAAAAAGATGCAAAAAGCAGACATTAAATTAAGAGGACTTGCAATTGCTCTTGGCGGAAGATATGCTATTATTGATGCTGGTCTATTTTGCATAGATGGAATAGTGGCATATATAGGCAAGAAATTTATTGAAAAGAGTTACAAATGGCCATTGCGTTTAAGAGCACGCAATGGATTTTATAAAATATCTCATTGTACAAAGGAGAAATAG
- a CDS encoding YfdX family protein: MKKVLLSLATTALLCTTSVMATTSAEISKNAVKSAKSEANNQHLKVVKEAVEAVFLTKTVLNDLEKKDLKRAKKDLESAIGKLEVILAHKNAPLMLPIDSVVKATEYSGDLKSIKTDLELVNDLIDDGKVQEARRLLNRLQSEIDIITINLPLVSYPAALKLAAKYLQDNKLKEAKDILEMALGTLVQNEIIIPLPLLKAEALIDAASKIAKSDKNQALKHIDAARNELKIAEALGYTSSSDTTYKILDEAIDKIEKEIKGKNRAEKLFEELITKLKEFKDKAIKNIDTKESEK, translated from the coding sequence ATGAAAAAAGTGTTGTTATCTCTGGCAACAACAGCTTTACTCTGCACTACATCTGTTATGGCAACAACATCTGCAGAAATTAGCAAAAATGCTGTAAAAAGTGCAAAATCTGAAGCCAATAACCAGCACTTAAAAGTAGTTAAAGAAGCCGTTGAAGCAGTATTTTTAACAAAAACTGTACTTAATGATCTTGAAAAAAAAGATTTAAAAAGAGCAAAAAAAGATTTAGAGAGTGCTATAGGTAAACTTGAAGTTATTCTAGCACATAAAAATGCTCCTTTAATGCTCCCCATAGACTCTGTTGTAAAAGCGACTGAATATAGTGGTGATCTAAAAAGTATTAAAACAGATTTAGAATTAGTAAATGATCTTATTGATGATGGTAAGGTTCAAGAAGCTAGACGACTTTTAAATAGGCTTCAAAGTGAAATCGATATAATCACTATCAATCTACCTCTTGTATCTTATCCAGCAGCATTAAAACTTGCAGCAAAATATCTGCAAGATAATAAGTTAAAAGAGGCAAAAGATATTCTTGAAATGGCTCTTGGAACTTTGGTACAAAATGAAATAATCATTCCATTACCTCTTTTAAAAGCAGAAGCATTAATAGACGCCGCAAGCAAAATTGCAAAAAGTGATAAAAATCAAGCTCTTAAACATATTGATGCAGCTAGAAATGAGTTAAAAATTGCTGAAGCTCTTGGTTATACAAGCTCAAGTGATACAACATACAAAATTTTAGATGAAGCTATAGATAAGATTGAAAAAGAGATAAAAGGTAAAAATAGGGCAGAAAAACTATTTGAAGAGCTGATAACTAAACTAAAAGAATTTAAAGATAAAGCAATTAAAAATATTGATACTAAAGAAAGTGAAAAATAG